A part of Kitasatospora acidiphila genomic DNA contains:
- a CDS encoding helix-turn-helix domain-containing protein produces METTPGPDIEHDPEVIAARVADRRAQLGLSPEQLARDAGMSPHYLEILLKAGPAFDSAGFMRIASALGLSYGELLEGRAELPPGRSAPAPHPAVIRLTEDECWDLLGTHGVGRIALPTHPGPAVFPVNYAVDRKTIVYRTDPRAATAVHDGTEVSFQADRIDEQHSHAWSVLLMGTAERVTDPDEVRRLRDEALAQPWAGGERPLWIRIRPGQVTGRRVTSLRGAT; encoded by the coding sequence ATGGAGACGACCCCCGGGCCCGACATCGAGCACGATCCCGAGGTGATCGCCGCGCGGGTCGCCGACCGCCGGGCGCAGCTCGGCCTCAGCCCGGAACAGTTGGCGCGCGACGCGGGCATGTCGCCCCACTATCTGGAGATCCTGCTTAAGGCCGGACCGGCGTTCGACTCGGCCGGCTTCATGCGGATCGCGTCGGCTCTCGGGCTGTCGTACGGGGAACTCCTCGAAGGGCGCGCCGAGTTGCCGCCGGGGCGCAGTGCTCCCGCGCCGCATCCGGCGGTCATCCGGCTCACCGAGGATGAGTGCTGGGACCTGCTCGGCACCCATGGCGTGGGCCGGATCGCCCTGCCCACGCATCCCGGCCCCGCCGTGTTCCCGGTGAACTACGCGGTCGACCGGAAGACGATCGTCTACCGGACCGACCCCCGGGCGGCGACCGCGGTCCACGACGGCACGGAGGTGTCCTTCCAGGCCGACCGCATCGACGAGCAGCACAGCCATGCCTGGAGCGTGCTGCTGATGGGCACCGCCGAACGAGTGACAGATCCGGACGAGGTGCGGCGACTGCGGGACGAGGCCCTCGCACAGCCATGGGCCGGTGGGGAACGGCCGCTGTGGATCCGCATCCGCCCCGGCCAGGTCACCGGCCGGCGGGTCACCAGCCTGCGGGGCGCCACCTGA
- a CDS encoding universal stress protein has product MTEAESAPPRVVVGIDGSPSSRAALRWAVRYAERIGGTIDAVGAIEVPMDYGWGAPAVDTRMDEELARRNFDTELAETLGGQPPVPVQRLMVRGNPADALISAADGADVLVVGNRGRGAFARALLGSVSQRCAVHASCPVVIVRPEHAD; this is encoded by the coding sequence ATGACCGAGGCGGAGTCGGCACCCCCGAGAGTGGTGGTCGGCATCGACGGCTCGCCCTCCTCGCGGGCCGCGCTGCGCTGGGCGGTGCGCTACGCCGAGCGGATCGGCGGCACCATCGACGCGGTCGGTGCGATCGAGGTCCCGATGGACTACGGCTGGGGAGCGCCGGCCGTCGACACCCGGATGGACGAAGAGCTCGCGCGCCGGAACTTCGATACCGAGCTGGCGGAGACCCTCGGCGGGCAGCCACCGGTGCCGGTGCAGCGGCTGATGGTCCGGGGCAACCCCGCCGACGCGCTGATCTCGGCGGCGGACGGTGCGGACGTGCTGGTGGTCGGCAACCGGGGCCGCGGCGCCTTCGCGCGCGCCCTGCTGGGCTCGGTCAGCCAGCGCTGTGCCGTCCACGCGTCCTGCCCCGTGGTGATCGTCCGGCCGGAACACGCGGACTGA
- a CDS encoding glycoside hydrolase family 65 protein, producing MAAGVRGGGTPGPVAERARSSDPWHLRFEGFEPSEEGVREVLCAIGNGYLVSRAAAPESHADGIHYPGTYLAGVYDRAASPVGDREVVNEDLVNCPDWQAFSFRPTGGEWFAGPPAEQRLDLDLRRGVLTRELLVVDGSGRRTRLVQRRIASQAQPHLVALQTELRAVNWSGTVEIRSALDGTVANTGVARYRGLTSRHLRPDGQGRTDDGVFWLQVVTENAPLAIALAVRHRVHQDGTPLDVERTAELRPGWAAELLTLQLAAGRPVTVEKTVAVATSRDPAIGAPRRAVQWLAARAADFAELAAAHAARWAELWRRCRIEADFDGAMALHLNLFHLLQTYSEHSTDLDAGIPARGLHGEAYRGHIFWDELFVLRVLNLRFPELARAVLRYRHRRLYAARQLARQAGLRGAMYPWQSGTDGREESQRLHLNPLSGRWLPDHTHLQRHVGSAIAYNIWQYYQATGDLDFLATTGAEMLLEIARFWSAGARWNPERERYSIRGVLGPDEYHDAYPWADRPGLDDNTYTNVLASWVLARALECVELLPGYRRAELLERLALGGTELDRWQEVGRRLHVPFHDGVLSQFDGYERLAELDWDGYRRRYPDPRRLDRILEAEGDSVNNYKASKQADVLMLAYLFSPPELRDLLRRLGYPADEELLSRTTEYYLRRTVHGSTLSAVVHAWVLTRVDRGGSWRFFRDALTSDLLDLQGGTTAEGIHLGAMAGAVDLLQRCYTGLELRDDALWLDPQLPPELGSLALDLHYRRHWGIRIAVNRHTATVSLPADHQTPVPVRFRSTTVLVPPGGSHTFAL from the coding sequence ATGGCAGCTGGCGTGCGTGGTGGCGGCACGCCCGGCCCGGTTGCCGAGCGGGCGCGGTCGAGCGACCCGTGGCACCTGCGCTTCGAGGGGTTCGAGCCGTCGGAGGAGGGCGTGCGCGAGGTGCTCTGCGCGATCGGCAACGGGTACCTGGTCAGCCGGGCCGCCGCGCCCGAGTCGCACGCCGACGGCATCCACTACCCCGGCACCTACCTGGCGGGCGTGTACGACCGAGCCGCCTCACCCGTCGGCGACCGCGAGGTGGTCAACGAAGACCTGGTCAACTGCCCTGACTGGCAGGCGTTCTCGTTCCGTCCGACCGGCGGCGAGTGGTTCGCGGGGCCGCCGGCCGAGCAGCGGCTCGACCTGGACCTGCGCCGCGGAGTGCTGACCCGCGAACTGCTGGTGGTGGACGGCAGCGGGCGGCGCACCCGGCTCGTCCAGCGGCGGATCGCCAGCCAGGCGCAGCCCCATCTGGTGGCGCTGCAGACCGAGTTACGGGCGGTGAACTGGTCCGGGACCGTCGAGATCCGCTCAGCGCTGGACGGCACCGTGGCCAACACCGGTGTCGCCCGCTACCGGGGCCTGACCAGCCGCCACCTGCGCCCCGACGGGCAGGGCCGGACCGACGACGGGGTGTTCTGGCTCCAAGTGGTCACCGAGAACGCGCCGTTGGCCATCGCGCTGGCCGTCCGCCACCGGGTGCACCAGGACGGCACTCCGCTGGACGTCGAACGGACCGCCGAGCTGCGCCCCGGCTGGGCCGCCGAACTGCTCACCCTGCAACTGGCCGCCGGCCGGCCGGTCACCGTGGAGAAGACCGTCGCCGTCGCCACCTCGCGGGACCCGGCCATCGGAGCACCGCGGCGGGCCGTCCAGTGGCTGGCCGCCCGGGCAGCCGACTTCGCCGAGCTGGCCGCCGCCCACGCCGCGCGCTGGGCCGAACTGTGGCGCCGCTGCCGGATCGAGGCCGACTTCGACGGCGCCATGGCACTCCACCTCAACCTGTTCCACCTGCTGCAGACCTACTCCGAGCACTCCACCGACCTCGACGCGGGCATTCCGGCCCGAGGGCTGCACGGCGAGGCCTACCGGGGGCACATCTTCTGGGACGAGCTGTTCGTGCTGCGGGTGCTCAACCTGCGCTTCCCGGAGCTGGCCCGGGCGGTGCTGCGCTACCGGCACCGACGCCTGTACGCCGCACGGCAGTTGGCGCGGCAGGCGGGGCTGCGCGGGGCGATGTACCCGTGGCAGAGCGGGACCGACGGCCGCGAGGAGTCACAGCGCCTGCACCTCAACCCGCTGTCCGGCCGCTGGCTGCCCGATCACACCCACTTGCAGCGCCACGTGGGATCGGCCATCGCGTACAACATCTGGCAGTACTACCAGGCGACCGGGGACCTCGACTTCCTGGCCACCACCGGCGCCGAGATGCTGCTGGAGATCGCCCGCTTCTGGTCGGCCGGTGCCCGGTGGAACCCGGAGCGGGAGCGCTACTCCATCCGCGGGGTGCTCGGCCCCGACGAGTACCACGATGCCTACCCGTGGGCGGACCGCCCGGGACTGGACGACAACACGTACACCAATGTGCTGGCCTCCTGGGTGCTGGCGCGCGCCCTGGAGTGCGTCGAGCTGCTCCCCGGGTACCGCCGCGCCGAACTCCTGGAGCGGCTGGCCCTGGGCGGCACCGAGCTGGACCGCTGGCAGGAGGTCGGCCGCCGGCTGCACGTGCCGTTCCACGACGGAGTGCTCAGCCAGTTCGACGGCTATGAGCGGCTCGCCGAACTCGACTGGGACGGCTATCGGCGACGCTACCCCGACCCGCGGCGGCTGGACCGGATCCTGGAGGCCGAGGGCGACAGCGTCAACAACTACAAGGCCTCCAAGCAGGCCGACGTGCTGATGCTGGCCTACCTCTTCTCCCCACCGGAGCTGCGCGACCTGCTGCGCCGGCTCGGCTACCCGGCCGACGAGGAACTGCTGAGCCGCACCACCGAGTACTACCTGCGCCGCACCGTGCACGGGTCGACCCTCAGCGCCGTGGTGCACGCCTGGGTGCTGACCCGGGTCGACCGCGGCGGCTCCTGGCGGTTCTTCCGGGACGCGCTGACCAGCGACCTTCTCGACCTGCAGGGCGGCACCACCGCCGAGGGGATCCACCTCGGCGCCATGGCCGGCGCGGTGGACCTGCTGCAGCGCTGCTACACCGGCCTGGAGCTCCGCGACGACGCCCTCTGGCTGGACCCGCAGCTGCCCCCCGAACTCGGCAGCCTGGCCCTGGACTTGCACTACCGGAGGCACTGGGGCATCCGGATCGCCGTGAACCGCCACACCGCCACGGTCAGCCTCCCGGCCGACCACCAGACCCCGGTGCCGGTCCGCTTCCGCAGCACCACCGTGCTGGTCCCGCCGGGCGGCAGCCACACCTTCGCCCTGTGA
- a CDS encoding SUKH-4 family immunity protein, whose product MGPLIDRARMAAVFAPEDLLTSADDVLAGIAHAPTRAFLRDVGLPDRVGWFESDQRLADGKVLIGGEAWQRVAERYPACPFDMSVWLTLGGIALDDVIVDTVTGVVYCIPDGGAPHRLNSSVDALAYFLHALEVERDNYDPEADGDGLDPDGAEERLLELMRAADPTALENPRSTWYMVLRYVGNWMQD is encoded by the coding sequence ATGGGCCCGCTGATCGACCGTGCTCGGATGGCGGCGGTCTTCGCCCCAGAGGATCTGCTCACCTCGGCGGACGATGTACTGGCCGGGATCGCCCACGCGCCGACGCGCGCCTTCCTGCGGGACGTCGGCCTTCCCGACCGCGTGGGGTGGTTCGAGTCGGATCAGCGCCTTGCGGACGGCAAGGTGCTGATCGGAGGCGAGGCCTGGCAGCGGGTCGCGGAGCGGTATCCCGCGTGTCCGTTCGACATGTCGGTGTGGCTGACGCTCGGCGGCATCGCCCTCGACGACGTGATAGTGGATACGGTGACCGGCGTCGTGTACTGCATCCCCGACGGGGGTGCTCCGCACCGCCTGAACAGCAGCGTCGACGCCCTGGCGTACTTCCTGCACGCTCTCGAGGTCGAGCGCGACAACTACGATCCGGAAGCCGACGGCGACGGCCTCGACCCGGACGGCGCCGAGGAGCGGCTGCTCGAACTGATGCGCGCCGCCGACCCGACCGCACTGGAGAACCCCAGGTCGACCTGGTACATGGTCCTGCGCTACGTGGGCAACTGGATGCAGGACTAG
- a CDS encoding SDR family oxidoreductase yields the protein MTATTRPTALVTGGSRGIGAATSRELAARGYRVAVNYFSNRDAAEQVVAAIEEGGGEAFAVQADVFDPGQAAELIRRSAPDGRLDVLVCNAGAGFTPTPVLDLPWDDFKAKLTNELGSAYTLTQQALAIMGARGQGRIVYVSSAVADGPPAPGMAAHGTAKAALNTFARFVAFEAGPLGVNVNVVAPGFVRTEASAHMPQELQRRLAERTPLGRVAEAEDVARAIAMLVGEQAGFVTGEVLTVDGGHGVARM from the coding sequence ATGACAGCGACGACCCGGCCCACGGCCCTGGTGACCGGCGGCAGCCGAGGCATAGGCGCGGCTACTTCCCGCGAGCTCGCCGCTCGCGGGTACCGCGTGGCCGTCAACTACTTCTCGAACCGGGATGCGGCCGAGCAGGTGGTCGCCGCCATCGAGGAGGGCGGCGGCGAAGCGTTCGCCGTGCAGGCCGACGTGTTCGACCCGGGCCAGGCGGCGGAGCTGATCCGGCGCTCCGCACCCGACGGGCGCCTGGACGTCCTGGTCTGCAACGCCGGTGCCGGCTTCACGCCCACCCCCGTCCTCGACCTGCCCTGGGACGACTTCAAGGCCAAGCTGACGAACGAACTCGGTTCCGCCTACACCCTCACCCAGCAGGCGTTGGCGATCATGGGCGCCCGGGGGCAGGGTCGGATCGTGTACGTCTCCAGTGCCGTCGCCGATGGCCCGCCCGCCCCGGGCATGGCGGCGCACGGCACCGCCAAGGCCGCCCTGAACACCTTCGCCCGCTTCGTCGCCTTCGAGGCCGGTCCGCTCGGTGTCAACGTCAACGTCGTGGCGCCCGGCTTCGTGCGCACCGAGGCCAGCGCCCACATGCCGCAGGAGCTGCAGCGGCGGCTCGCGGAGCGCACTCCGCTGGGCCGGGTGGCCGAAGCGGAGGACGTGGCCCGGGCGATCGCGATGCTGGTCGGCGAGCAGGCGGGCTTCGTCACCGGCGAGGTCCTCACCGTCGACGGCGGCCACGGCGTGGCCCGGATGTAG
- a CDS encoding TetR/AcrR family transcriptional regulator, with protein MSDMRTGAPRGRRREADDNDLRLLQAAREVFAEQGWEAPVSAIARRAGIGMGSLYRRYPSKEQLAQRMRIVGMEQLIALADTARAEESEPWAAFARFLHDALSAQGLGAPLLPVLGGRLPATDEVDATADRLRTAFDALVGSAHRAGVLRADFTSADLPLLLEHLTARLPVPAERAAELNLRHLDVVLGGLRTSATSAPTALPGPAPDWAELRELWNAPAG; from the coding sequence ATGAGTGACATGCGAACCGGTGCACCCCGCGGACGGCGGCGGGAGGCGGACGACAACGACCTGCGCCTCCTTCAGGCCGCGCGCGAGGTCTTCGCGGAGCAGGGTTGGGAGGCCCCCGTCTCGGCGATCGCCCGCCGGGCCGGGATCGGCATGGGCAGTCTCTACCGCCGCTACCCCAGTAAGGAGCAACTGGCCCAGCGGATGCGGATCGTGGGCATGGAGCAGCTGATCGCCCTGGCGGACACGGCTCGCGCCGAGGAGAGCGAGCCCTGGGCCGCCTTCGCCCGCTTCCTGCACGACGCGCTGTCCGCCCAGGGCCTCGGCGCTCCGCTGCTTCCGGTGCTCGGCGGCCGACTGCCGGCCACCGATGAAGTCGACGCCACCGCTGACCGGTTGAGGACCGCGTTCGACGCCCTGGTGGGGAGCGCGCATCGAGCCGGGGTGCTGCGGGCCGACTTCACCTCCGCCGACCTGCCGCTGCTGCTCGAACACCTCACTGCCAGGCTCCCCGTCCCCGCCGAACGTGCCGCCGAGCTGAATCTGCGCCATCTCGACGTGGTCCTAGGGGGGTTGCGCACCTCGGCCACCAGTGCGCCCACCGCGCTGCCGGGCCCGGCGCCGGACTGGGCGGAGCTCCGAGAGCTGTGGAACGCCCCGGCGGGGTGA
- a CDS encoding nucleoside deaminase, with product MQPASNTPTDRDRTHLLAAIDLAGRARERGNHPFGALLTDATGSVLLTAENTVITEHDATGHAETNLVRLASRTLAPDQLVGATLYTSTEPCAMCSGAIYWSGIRRVVYALAATELNVIAGADPEEPLLDLPCRQVFAAGGNTVEVSGPYLYDEAAEVHLGYWG from the coding sequence ATGCAACCAGCTTCGAACACCCCGACCGACCGGGACCGGACCCACCTCCTGGCGGCCATCGACCTCGCGGGCCGCGCGCGCGAGCGCGGCAACCATCCGTTCGGCGCGCTGCTGACCGACGCGACCGGGAGCGTCCTGCTCACCGCCGAGAACACCGTGATCACGGAGCACGATGCCACCGGCCACGCGGAGACCAACCTGGTCCGGCTGGCGTCGCGCACGCTGGCGCCGGATCAGCTCGTCGGGGCCACGCTGTACACCAGCACCGAACCGTGTGCGATGTGCTCGGGCGCGATCTACTGGAGCGGCATCCGGCGGGTGGTCTACGCGCTCGCGGCGACGGAACTGAACGTCATCGCCGGAGCCGACCCCGAGGAGCCGCTGCTCGATCTGCCGTGCCGTCAGGTCTTCGCGGCCGGCGGGAACACGGTCGAGGTGTCGGGGCCGTACCTCTACGACGAGGCTGCCGAGGTGCACCTCGGGTACTGGGGGTAG
- a CDS encoding PAS domain-containing protein: MGLEAGEPPSQALPEDPRELAILWRNRFLMLFDHLPLPIAVCDTVGVVHVANRAMGAELGALPGHLRGRKVLELLRPQGRRPLRPVMEAVRLQRRSQYPIEVLWTAADGTERRGELTIEPVSDLPDDDPKLLLWLRTPGPSATAPAARPTERVSPVEARILAAAARGATTAQIAREVDLTVDGVNYHLTRLTRRWHVPNRTALVARAYATGVLSPDAWPPRPEGE, translated from the coding sequence ATGGGTCTTGAAGCGGGCGAGCCGCCGAGCCAGGCGCTCCCGGAGGACCCGCGCGAGCTCGCGATCCTCTGGCGCAACCGGTTCCTGATGCTGTTCGACCATCTGCCGCTGCCCATCGCGGTGTGCGACACGGTCGGCGTCGTCCACGTCGCCAACCGGGCGATGGGTGCCGAACTAGGAGCACTACCGGGTCACTTGAGAGGGCGGAAGGTCCTGGAGCTGCTCCGGCCGCAGGGCCGCAGACCACTGCGCCCGGTCATGGAAGCCGTCCGACTGCAGCGCCGCTCCCAGTACCCGATCGAGGTGCTGTGGACCGCCGCCGACGGCACCGAGCGCCGGGGCGAGCTGACCATCGAGCCGGTCAGCGACCTGCCGGACGACGACCCGAAGCTGCTGCTGTGGCTGCGCACCCCGGGTCCTTCGGCCACCGCACCGGCGGCCCGGCCGACCGAGCGGGTCAGCCCGGTCGAGGCGCGCATCCTCGCCGCGGCGGCCCGCGGCGCCACCACGGCCCAGATCGCCAGGGAGGTCGACCTGACCGTCGACGGCGTCAACTACCACCTGACCCGCCTGACCCGCCGCTGGCACGTCCCCAACCGCACCGCCCTGGTGGCCCGCGCCTACGCCACCGGAGTCCTCTCCCCCGACGCCTGGCCACCCCGCCCGGAAGGCGAATGA
- a CDS encoding DUF1707 and FHA domain-containing protein, with product MRPAEFPTYEVRPSETDRERALEVLRDGASSGRLSHDTFLGRMELVLHATSRAELDAALAGLPLGRPLETFLLRTVGRVSGFRARLVRAWRTARLPGLNLPQAGARTLTIGRIPGSGLRLQDSSVSRRHAELRREGDGWVLYDLGSANGTHVNGHRIAGAVRVRAGDQVRFGNQEFRLANG from the coding sequence ATGAGGCCTGCCGAGTTCCCGACGTACGAGGTCCGGCCGTCCGAGACCGATCGGGAGCGGGCGCTCGAGGTGCTGCGGGACGGTGCGAGCAGCGGCAGGCTGTCGCACGACACCTTCCTCGGCCGGATGGAACTCGTCCTGCACGCCACCAGCCGCGCCGAGTTGGACGCGGCGCTGGCCGGCCTCCCGCTCGGCCGGCCGCTGGAGACCTTCCTGCTGCGGACGGTGGGTCGGGTCTCCGGGTTCCGGGCGCGGCTCGTCCGGGCCTGGCGCACCGCGCGGCTGCCCGGCCTCAACTTGCCGCAGGCCGGGGCCCGGACGCTGACCATCGGCCGGATTCCCGGCTCCGGACTGCGACTTCAGGACTCCTCGGTCTCCCGGCGCCACGCCGAACTGCGGCGCGAAGGCGACGGCTGGGTGCTGTACGACCTCGGCTCGGCCAACGGCACGCATGTGAACGGGCACCGGATCGCGGGCGCCGTGCGGGTCCGCGCCGGGGACCAAGTGCGGTTCGGCAACCAGGAGTTCCGACTGGCGAACGGCTAG
- a CDS encoding amidohydrolase family protein, translating into MPATHTVFDVARTVTHLIYTGALTRHPNLRIILPHAGGAVPALAWRISAFAAQPALTPGAHLSPESVMAQLRGLYYDVALGANPHSLSALLELADPGHLLFGTDHPFSPEPLITANSRGLADYPGFSDHTPRAIAADNALPLFPQLAARLAPLTG; encoded by the coding sequence TTGCCCGCCACCCATACCGTCTTCGACGTCGCCCGCACCGTCACGCATCTCATCTACACCGGCGCGCTGACCCGCCATCCGAACCTGCGCATCATCCTCCCGCACGCGGGGGGAGCCGTGCCCGCGCTCGCCTGGCGGATCTCCGCCTTCGCCGCGCAGCCCGCGCTCACCCCCGGAGCGCACCTCAGCCCCGAGAGCGTCATGGCCCAACTGCGCGGCCTCTACTACGACGTGGCCCTCGGTGCGAACCCCCACTCGCTGTCCGCCCTGCTGGAGCTGGCCGACCCCGGGCACCTGCTGTTCGGCACGGACCACCCCTTCAGCCCCGAGCCCCTGATCACCGCCAACAGCCGTGGCCTGGCCGACTATCCGGGTTTCAGCGACCACACCCCGCGTGCCATCGCCGCCGACAACGCACTGCCGCTCTTCCCGCAGCTCGCCGCCCGCCTGGCACCGCTGACCGGGTGA